A window from Acidobacteriota bacterium encodes these proteins:
- a CDS encoding UvrD-helicase domain-containing protein → MTRDRRTLVDDPDRQRIRNDLDTTLVVEAAAGTGKTTELVARMVNTLAEGRARIGEIVAVTFTEKAAGELKLRLREEIELARERREGDARTRLEDALAHLEDAHVSTIHGFCADLLRERPVEADVDPRFEVLLEPVAVQLLDAVVDEWLRENLEAPTEGVRRVLRRAHRDEEGEAGPRAALRKAAHALAEWRDFDAAWRRDPIDRRALIVSALDAIHAFAAVTEKGPRGDNFRIDTAPIRRFSRRHAASIPEGPPGEDALDAIEALLDPLLRDKAFTRCRTGFGSTFAEGMPRADVKAAHAQLKVLLQETTMALGADLAACLQRELQPCLLRYEAAKQARGALDFTDLLTRARDLLRDNAGVRVDFQQRHRRLFVDEFQDTDPIQAEILLLLAADDVGQSDWTRVTPVPGKLFIVGDPKQAIYRFRRADVDTYWRVKTQLLATGGHACQLRTCFRSVPALQRAVNHVFAQVMQGGVDASQADYVALEPVRDDAVGQPALVALPVPRPYGSKYISHDAIEASLPDATGAFIEWLIQESGWTVSERAPGGGERRVPIQARHIAILFRRFTSWGVDVTRPYVEALESRQVPHLLVGGRSFHEREEVDALQAALCAIEWPDDELSVYATLRGGFFAFPDHELLAYRDAHHGRLDPMAPATALPSDSDPSESGRGDACVAPATGGDSARSTEGIDDALRLLRSLNRERNRVPVQDTLQTLLRATRAQAGLALRPGGEQALANVLHVVELARQYEAREGASFRGFVQQLLDRSYTEAAETPILEEGSDGVRVMTVHKAKGLEFPVVILADITCRLASDRPTRALVPSRGACVQTIAGCTPIELVELRDVEVARDRAEGHRLAYVAATRARDLLVIPGVGDQPYPNPRQGEKWIDVMNRAIYPDMPWPAPQDAIGCPPFGRDTALERSDDPIAAHATPIRPGRYTLGEPGATFDVTWWDPSRLHLDAVMAFGERQRTLIDKAAPDERVREGLEAVDYWTQLHERRLEHGRQPSMRVARVTQAAKESEPSDVDVDVVSVGSTAPRSGGRLFGALVHEVLAIVALDASEADIGAAVAFKARVLGAHGVNHATVAAVVRDTLRHPLVDAAARAHRAGRCRRESAVTLRLDDGTWVEGQFDLAFEDETGWTVVDFKTDADLDASFDVYRRQVGLYARAIATATGRPARAVLMRV, encoded by the coding sequence GTGACGCGCGATCGACGCACGCTCGTCGACGATCCCGATCGGCAGCGTATTCGCAACGACCTCGACACGACGCTCGTCGTCGAAGCGGCTGCGGGCACCGGCAAGACAACGGAGCTCGTGGCGCGCATGGTGAACACGCTCGCGGAAGGCCGCGCGCGCATCGGCGAGATCGTGGCCGTGACGTTCACCGAGAAAGCCGCGGGCGAATTGAAGCTGCGCCTGCGTGAGGAGATCGAACTGGCACGCGAGCGCCGCGAGGGCGATGCGCGCACACGCCTCGAAGACGCGCTTGCGCACCTGGAGGACGCGCACGTCAGCACCATCCACGGATTCTGCGCCGATCTCCTTCGCGAGCGGCCCGTCGAGGCAGACGTCGATCCGCGCTTCGAAGTCCTGCTGGAGCCCGTGGCGGTGCAGCTGCTCGATGCCGTGGTCGACGAGTGGTTGCGCGAGAACCTCGAAGCGCCGACCGAAGGCGTGCGGCGCGTGCTCCGCCGTGCGCACCGCGACGAGGAGGGCGAAGCCGGTCCGCGAGCGGCCCTGCGAAAGGCCGCGCACGCGCTCGCCGAGTGGCGGGACTTCGACGCCGCGTGGCGGCGCGATCCGATAGATCGCCGCGCGCTCATCGTCTCGGCGCTCGACGCGATTCACGCATTCGCGGCCGTCACCGAGAAGGGCCCCAGAGGCGACAACTTCCGCATCGACACCGCACCCATTCGTCGATTCAGTCGACGGCACGCCGCGTCGATTCCCGAGGGGCCACCCGGCGAGGATGCGCTCGATGCCATCGAGGCGCTGCTCGATCCGCTGCTGCGCGACAAGGCGTTCACGCGTTGTCGAACGGGGTTCGGCAGCACGTTCGCCGAGGGCATGCCGCGCGCCGACGTGAAGGCGGCTCACGCGCAGTTGAAGGTGCTCCTCCAGGAGACGACGATGGCGCTCGGTGCCGACCTGGCGGCGTGTCTCCAGCGTGAGCTGCAGCCGTGCCTGCTGCGATACGAAGCAGCCAAGCAGGCGCGCGGCGCGCTCGACTTCACGGACCTGCTGACGCGCGCCCGCGACCTGCTGCGCGACAACGCCGGCGTGCGCGTCGATTTCCAGCAGCGCCACCGCCGCTTGTTCGTCGACGAGTTCCAGGACACCGACCCGATCCAGGCCGAGATCCTCCTGCTGCTCGCGGCAGACGATGTCGGCCAGTCCGACTGGACGCGTGTCACGCCCGTCCCCGGCAAGCTCTTCATCGTCGGCGACCCGAAGCAGGCGATCTACCGCTTCCGCCGCGCAGATGTCGATACGTACTGGCGCGTGAAGACGCAGTTGCTGGCCACGGGCGGGCACGCATGTCAGTTGCGCACGTGCTTCCGCAGCGTGCCGGCGCTGCAGCGAGCCGTGAATCACGTGTTCGCGCAGGTGATGCAGGGAGGTGTCGACGCCTCGCAGGCCGACTACGTGGCGCTCGAACCCGTTCGCGATGATGCCGTCGGGCAGCCGGCTCTCGTGGCGCTGCCGGTGCCGCGACCGTATGGCTCGAAGTACATCAGTCACGACGCGATCGAGGCATCACTGCCTGACGCGACGGGCGCGTTCATCGAGTGGCTGATCCAGGAGAGCGGTTGGACGGTGTCCGAACGCGCACCGGGCGGTGGAGAGCGGCGCGTACCGATTCAGGCGCGGCACATCGCGATCCTCTTCCGCCGCTTCACGAGTTGGGGCGTCGACGTCACGCGTCCGTACGTCGAGGCGCTGGAGTCGCGGCAGGTGCCGCACCTGCTCGTGGGCGGCCGCAGCTTCCACGAACGCGAAGAGGTGGACGCGCTGCAGGCGGCGCTCTGCGCGATCGAGTGGCCGGATGATGAGTTGTCGGTGTACGCGACGTTGCGCGGCGGCTTCTTCGCGTTCCCCGACCACGAACTGCTCGCCTATCGCGACGCGCATCACGGTCGCCTCGACCCGATGGCCCCGGCGACCGCTCTGCCTTCTGATTCCGATCCGTCCGAGTCCGGTAGGGGCGACGCATGCGTGGCCCCTGCGACGGGAGGAGACTCTGCTCGTTCGACGGAGGGCATCGATGATGCCCTGCGACTGCTGCGATCGCTGAACCGCGAGCGCAATCGCGTTCCCGTGCAGGACACGCTGCAGACGCTGCTGCGCGCGACGCGGGCGCAGGCAGGACTCGCGCTGAGACCGGGAGGAGAACAGGCGCTGGCGAACGTGCTGCACGTGGTCGAGCTCGCGCGGCAGTATGAAGCGAGGGAAGGCGCGTCGTTCCGCGGCTTCGTGCAGCAGTTGCTCGACAGGTCGTATACCGAGGCGGCCGAGACGCCGATCCTCGAAGAGGGCAGCGACGGCGTGCGGGTGATGACGGTGCACAAGGCCAAGGGCCTCGAATTCCCCGTCGTGATCCTGGCCGATATCACGTGCCGGCTGGCGTCCGATCGACCCACGCGCGCACTCGTGCCGTCGCGTGGAGCGTGCGTGCAGACCATCGCGGGCTGCACGCCCATCGAACTCGTGGAATTGCGCGACGTGGAAGTGGCGCGCGATCGCGCCGAAGGGCACAGGCTTGCGTACGTCGCGGCGACGCGCGCGCGCGACCTGCTGGTGATCCCCGGCGTGGGCGACCAACCGTACCCGAATCCGCGACAGGGCGAGAAGTGGATCGACGTGATGAATCGCGCGATCTATCCCGACATGCCCTGGCCGGCGCCGCAGGACGCGATCGGCTGTCCGCCGTTCGGGCGCGACACCGCGCTCGAACGATCCGACGATCCCATCGCGGCGCACGCCACGCCCATCAGGCCAGGCCGCTACACGCTCGGCGAGCCAGGCGCCACCTTCGACGTCACCTGGTGGGATCCGTCGCGTCTGCACCTCGACGCGGTGATGGCCTTCGGTGAGCGGCAGCGCACGCTCATCGACAAGGCCGCTCCGGACGAGCGCGTTCGGGAGGGGCTCGAGGCGGTGGACTACTGGACGCAATTGCACGAGCGTCGGCTCGAACACGGCCGGCAGCCGTCGATGCGCGTCGCACGCGTGACGCAGGCAGCGAAAGAGAGCGAGCCGTCCGACGTGGACGTCGACGTCGTGTCAGTGGGATCGACGGCCCCTCGCAGCGGCGGACGCCTGTTCGGCGCCCTCGTTCACGAAGTGCTCGCCATCGTCGCGCTCGATGCGTCGGAGGCGGACATCGGGGCGGCCGTCGCGTTCAAGGCCCGAGTGCTTGGTGCGCATGGCGTCAATCACGCCACCGTCGCCGCCGTGGTCCGCGACACGCTGCGTCATCCGCTCGTCGACGCCGCTGCTCGCGCGCACCGCGCCGGACGCTGCCGCCGCGAGTCGGCCGTCACGCTGCGGCTCGACGATGGGACGTGGGTGGAGGGGCAGTTCGACCTGGCGTTCGAAGACGAGACGGGCTGGACGGTGGTGGACTTCAAGACCGATGCAGACCTCGACGCGTCGTTCGATGTGTACCGTCGGCAGGTAGGTCTCTACGCGCGCGCGATTGCCACGGCCACGGGCCGCCCGGCCCGCGCCGTCCTGATGCGTGTGTGA
- a CDS encoding thioredoxin domain-containing protein, translated as MRSTWMLMAVFLLGGCTAAPSSEAQPATSRTTPGSPTVLATVNGTPITEDDVRKAAGLEISRLEEQVYELRKQQVEALIERRLLEAEATRRGQAFEVFEQTEIRSKVTAVTDAEIDAFIEANRARIRGDVTQLRPQIREFLQEQKVSTQRAAVVDGLRTSAKVEVHLTPPPVHRVDVDVTDAPIRGTATAPVTIVEYSDFHCPFCRRVQPTLMALLDKYPGKVRLIYKHLPLDGLHPQARRVSEASWCAARQGKFWEFHDAVYADTSNDSSEAALTRFASAARLDAQAFAACLAGSEARVAIQTDIAQGEALGLNSTPGFFVNGREIRGAQPIEAFVTLIDEELRGDRP; from the coding sequence ATGCGTTCCACGTGGATGTTGATGGCGGTGTTCCTGCTCGGCGGCTGTACCGCCGCGCCCTCGTCGGAGGCGCAACCTGCGACCTCACGCACGACCCCCGGCTCACCGACGGTCCTGGCCACCGTCAACGGCACCCCGATCACGGAGGACGACGTCCGCAAGGCGGCCGGCCTCGAGATCTCGCGACTCGAGGAGCAGGTCTACGAGCTGCGCAAGCAACAGGTGGAGGCGCTCATCGAGCGGCGGCTGCTCGAAGCGGAAGCCACACGTCGCGGACAGGCGTTCGAGGTCTTCGAACAGACGGAGATCCGCAGCAAGGTGACGGCCGTCACCGACGCGGAAATCGACGCGTTCATCGAGGCCAACCGCGCGCGCATTCGCGGCGACGTGACGCAGCTTCGCCCGCAGATTCGCGAGTTCCTCCAGGAACAGAAGGTCAGCACCCAGCGCGCGGCCGTCGTGGACGGTCTGCGGACGAGCGCGAAGGTCGAAGTACACCTCACGCCCCCACCCGTCCATCGCGTCGACGTGGACGTCACCGACGCGCCCATCCGCGGCACCGCAACCGCCCCCGTCACCATCGTCGAGTACTCGGACTTCCACTGCCCGTTCTGCCGTCGTGTGCAGCCGACGCTGATGGCGCTGCTCGACAAGTACCCGGGGAAGGTGCGCCTGATCTACAAGCACCTCCCGCTCGATGGCCTTCACCCGCAGGCGCGGCGCGTGTCGGAAGCGTCGTGGTGCGCCGCGCGGCAGGGCAAGTTCTGGGAGTTCCACGACGCGGTGTACGCCGACACGAGCAACGATTCGAGCGAAGCGGCGCTGACCCGCTTCGCGTCGGCCGCCCGCCTCGACGCGCAGGCGTTCGCGGCATGCCTTGCGGGCTCCGAAGCCCGCGTGGCGATCCAGACGGACATCGCTCAGGGTGAGGCGCTGGGCCTCAACAGCACGCCCGGGTTCTTCGTGAACGGACGAGAAATTCGCGGAGCGCAGCCGATCGAGGCGTTCGTCACGTTGATCGACGAAGAACTGCGCGGCGACCGGCCGTGA
- a CDS encoding TraB/GumN family protein produces MRGRQTMSAALAVALMALLVWGESPAASTAPVRAPLLWDVRIDGQQLWLFGTIHVPDARVLALPPAVREAFDASDRVVTEVAFDTVQQAELAAALMLPEGQRLRTILGEERFARLDARVRSALTPVAPQVAPLVAGLLDRLKPWAALAQLATLDYLPDLMAGRLALDAQLYADAVAAGKKAGGLETVAEQVGAFEAFTLEEQTTLMDDALREGGASGLAIPGATLVEWYLAGDDEKLATAMSQGVGDPALSRKVEQEILIKRNRRMADRIDALHTASPHEIIFVAVGALHLVGPDNLPQLLQARGYDSRRARP; encoded by the coding sequence ATGCGCGGACGACAGACGATGAGTGCGGCGCTGGCGGTGGCGCTCATGGCGCTGCTTGTGTGGGGCGAGAGTCCCGCGGCCAGCACGGCCCCGGTGCGCGCGCCGCTGCTGTGGGACGTCCGCATCGACGGCCAGCAACTCTGGCTCTTCGGCACCATCCACGTCCCTGACGCGCGCGTCCTCGCCCTGCCACCGGCCGTACGCGAGGCGTTCGACGCGTCCGATCGCGTGGTCACCGAAGTGGCGTTCGACACAGTGCAGCAGGCCGAACTCGCAGCCGCGCTCATGCTGCCCGAGGGCCAGCGGCTGCGCACCATCCTCGGCGAGGAACGGTTCGCGCGGCTCGATGCGCGCGTGCGCTCCGCGCTCACGCCCGTGGCCCCGCAGGTCGCCCCGCTGGTCGCCGGCTTGCTCGACCGCCTCAAGCCGTGGGCCGCGCTTGCACAGCTCGCCACGCTCGACTACCTGCCCGACCTGATGGCCGGACGGCTGGCGCTCGACGCCCAGCTCTACGCCGACGCCGTGGCCGCGGGCAAGAAGGCCGGCGGTCTCGAGACCGTGGCGGAGCAGGTAGGCGCCTTCGAGGCCTTCACGCTCGAGGAGCAGACCACGCTCATGGACGACGCGCTGCGCGAAGGCGGCGCGAGCGGTCTTGCCATCCCCGGAGCCACGCTGGTGGAGTGGTACCTTGCCGGAGATGACGAGAAGCTGGCGACGGCGATGAGCCAGGGCGTTGGCGATCCGGCGCTCTCGCGCAAGGTCGAGCAGGAAATCCTGATCAAGCGCAACAGGCGCATGGCCGACCGGATCGACGCGCTGCACACCGCGTCGCCGCATGAGATCATCTTCGTTGCCGTCGGGGCCCTGCACCTGGTCGGCCCCGACAACCTTCCGCAGCTCCTGCAGGCCCGCGGATACGATTCGCGCCGCGCACGGCCCTGA
- a CDS encoding aminoacetone oxidase family FAD-binding enzyme — protein MKNAAVAVVGAGAAGLMASIAAARQSPGIRVIALDGAVRLGAKILIAGGGRCNVTHHAVNERDFHGSSPAAIRRVLRAFDVEATRTFFEAEGVTLVRESTGKLFPASNRASDVLDALTGAARRAGVELRHPARVTAVRNDGAGGFHVVTRTRDGDDTLAVRTVVLATGGRSVPKTGSDGAGYALARSLGLPLTPRTFPALVPLTLPDGHPLRALSGLATDVRLTVVSGTGRRLHTVSGALLCTHQGISGPAVLDVSRVWQAALEDDPDAGLLVDWVGGIEGPGQDEGRKASTPEDFDRRLQAHGNRPVRRVFAPALPDRLAAALCGMADVDPEQSGATLTREARRRLVTVATASRLPITGTRGFEVAEVTAGGVPLSALTANLEARTHAGVFVCGELCDVDGRIGGFNFQWSWASGTCAGRAAARLAVEAAQAPVSG, from the coding sequence ATGAAAAATGCCGCTGTCGCGGTGGTCGGTGCCGGTGCCGCGGGGCTCATGGCGTCCATCGCCGCCGCCCGTCAGTCGCCCGGTATTCGCGTCATCGCGCTCGATGGTGCCGTCCGTCTCGGCGCGAAAATCCTGATTGCCGGCGGCGGGCGCTGCAACGTCACGCATCACGCCGTGAACGAGCGCGACTTCCATGGGTCGTCGCCGGCGGCCATCCGCCGCGTCCTCCGCGCGTTCGACGTCGAAGCCACGCGCACGTTCTTCGAGGCCGAAGGCGTCACGCTCGTCAGGGAATCGACAGGCAAGCTGTTTCCCGCATCGAACCGGGCCAGCGACGTCCTCGACGCGCTCACGGGCGCCGCGCGTCGGGCCGGCGTGGAACTCCGGCATCCGGCTCGCGTGACGGCCGTCAGGAACGATGGGGCTGGTGGCTTCCATGTGGTGACGCGCACGCGCGACGGCGACGACACGCTCGCCGTGCGCACCGTGGTGCTGGCGACGGGGGGCAGGAGCGTGCCGAAGACGGGCTCCGATGGCGCGGGGTATGCGCTGGCCAGGAGCCTCGGCCTGCCGCTGACGCCGCGGACCTTCCCCGCGCTCGTGCCGCTGACGCTGCCAGACGGCCACCCGCTGCGCGCGTTGTCGGGGCTTGCGACGGACGTGCGCCTCACCGTCGTGTCGGGGACGGGCCGGCGCCTCCATACCGTGAGCGGCGCCCTGCTCTGCACGCATCAGGGCATCTCGGGGCCGGCCGTGCTCGACGTCAGCCGCGTGTGGCAGGCCGCGCTCGAGGACGATCCGGACGCAGGGTTGTTGGTGGATTGGGTGGGAGGGATTGAAGGGCCGGGCCAGGACGAAGGACGGAAGGCGAGCACGCCGGAGGATTTCGACAGGCGGCTGCAGGCGCACGGGAATCGACCGGTGAGGCGTGTGTTCGCGCCGGCGCTGCCCGATCGACTGGCTGCGGCGTTGTGCGGGATGGCTGATGTCGATCCCGAGCAGTCGGGCGCGACCCTGACGCGCGAAGCGCGTCGCCGGCTCGTGACCGTGGCCACTGCCAGTCGCCTGCCGATTACCGGCACGCGCGGATTCGAGGTCGCCGAAGTCACGGCAGGCGGCGTCCCCTTGTCGGCCCTTACGGCGAACCTCGAAGCACGGACCCACGCCGGCGTGTTCGTCTGCGGCGAGCTCTGCGACGTGGACGGCCGGATCGGCGGTTTCAACTTCCAATGGTCATGGGCGAGTGGCACGTGTGCCGGACGAGCGGCGGCCAGACTGGCGGTCGAGGCCGCACAGGCACCTGTGTCAGGATGA
- a CDS encoding TonB-dependent receptor yields the protein MKFLRVLLAALVVAGSAVTASAQERPGTLSITVYDTTGAAIAAASVTLTRPDGTVTEQLADEKGVATFAALVPGRYAVVAEFPGFDPSAASDLQVRAGRTTRQDVTLEIAGFVEQVDVEQDTTDRVLTEAFSTSLSASQIEALADDPDEMAQQLEQLAGPGARIRVNGFEGGQLPPKSQIREIRFRFDPFAAENHDAGFPRVDIVTRPGNGPIRNNMNVAFRDNQLDARNALADAKGEGRTYRYGWSIDGPIVKGRTGFSLNVRGNNVYDVQNRVATTPTGLFNGLVTQPSDRYSFDFNIEHVLTKTHTLRFSFDRDTNSATNLGIGEYDLDSRAYSRDGFTNRLRVSDSGTFANKYLNEIRVQYSWQESSSTSVSDAVTVRVQDAFTDGGAQVQGGRRFWELRVADNLDIPVGKKHSMRTGFELETGNYIGDELRNFAGTFTFPSMDAYYANQPNNYTVRLGDPYVEYRNTQLGLFVQDDYRFRKNLLLSFGARYEVQSLVADKLNVAPRAGMTWSPFKSNKTTIRAGAGLFYDWYETSVYESALRQDGTHQYDEIVRNPGFPNPYDGGTAVPVNASIVRMAPDLDMPTVRRYSLGVDQQLTGWLRLRANYFNQHGWNQFRSRNLNAPVDGVRPDPTLGNITYLESTGAADSQGLDLNVNFNYQPRRLFGNIGYMIGERKNYTNGALTLPVDSNNLEAEWGPAGDDIRHRIFAFVNTDLFLGLRATINYRAMSGRPYTITTGLDTNQDGVINERPEGVGRNSERLPWQSNTDLRLSWTRGFGARRGGTGGTGGPVVIAGGPGGGGPGGGRGGGGFGPMGGNDRAMQLEVYLQAFNVFNQVNYVNYVSVLSSNRFGVPTAAMAARRFETGMRIRF from the coding sequence ATGAAGTTTCTTCGAGTTCTCCTGGCGGCCCTCGTGGTTGCCGGGAGTGCCGTGACGGCGTCCGCACAGGAGCGTCCCGGCACGCTGAGCATCACCGTGTACGACACGACGGGCGCGGCCATCGCCGCCGCCAGCGTCACCCTGACCCGGCCTGACGGCACGGTGACCGAACAGCTCGCCGACGAGAAGGGCGTGGCGACGTTCGCCGCGCTCGTGCCCGGTCGCTACGCTGTCGTTGCCGAGTTCCCCGGCTTCGATCCGTCCGCGGCGTCGGACCTCCAGGTGCGCGCCGGCCGCACGACGCGCCAGGACGTGACCCTGGAGATTGCCGGCTTCGTGGAGCAGGTGGACGTGGAGCAGGACACGACCGATCGCGTCCTGACCGAAGCGTTCTCCACGTCGTTGAGCGCGTCGCAGATCGAGGCGCTCGCCGACGATCCCGACGAGATGGCGCAGCAGCTCGAACAGCTCGCCGGGCCAGGCGCGCGCATCCGCGTCAACGGCTTCGAGGGTGGGCAGCTCCCGCCGAAGTCGCAGATCCGCGAGATCCGCTTCAGGTTCGATCCGTTCGCGGCCGAGAACCACGATGCCGGCTTCCCGCGCGTGGACATCGTCACGCGTCCGGGCAACGGCCCGATTCGCAACAACATGAACGTCGCGTTCCGCGACAACCAGCTCGATGCGCGCAACGCGCTCGCCGACGCCAAGGGCGAGGGTCGGACGTACAGGTACGGCTGGTCGATCGATGGACCCATCGTGAAGGGGCGCACGGGCTTCTCGCTGAACGTCCGAGGCAACAACGTGTACGACGTGCAGAACCGCGTCGCCACGACGCCCACGGGCCTCTTCAACGGACTCGTCACGCAGCCGTCAGACCGTTACAGCTTCGACTTCAACATCGAGCACGTCCTCACGAAGACCCACACGCTGCGCTTCTCGTTCGACCGCGACACCAACAGCGCGACGAACCTGGGTATCGGCGAGTACGACCTCGATTCGAGGGCCTACAGCCGTGACGGCTTCACGAACAGACTGCGCGTCTCCGACTCGGGGACGTTTGCCAACAAGTACCTGAACGAGATCCGCGTGCAGTATTCGTGGCAGGAGAGCTCGTCCACCTCGGTCAGCGACGCTGTCACGGTTCGCGTGCAGGATGCGTTCACCGATGGTGGTGCGCAGGTGCAGGGCGGCAGGCGGTTCTGGGAACTGCGCGTGGCCGACAACCTCGATATCCCCGTGGGCAAGAAGCACAGCATGCGCACGGGCTTCGAGCTCGAGACGGGCAACTACATCGGCGACGAACTGCGCAACTTCGCGGGCACGTTCACGTTCCCGTCGATGGACGCCTACTACGCGAATCAGCCCAACAACTACACGGTGCGCCTTGGTGACCCGTACGTCGAGTACCGCAACACGCAACTCGGGCTGTTCGTGCAGGACGACTATCGATTCCGCAAGAACCTCCTGCTGTCGTTCGGCGCGCGCTACGAAGTGCAGTCGCTCGTGGCAGACAAGCTCAACGTCGCGCCGCGCGCGGGCATGACGTGGTCGCCGTTCAAGAGCAACAAGACCACGATCCGCGCGGGGGCAGGGCTGTTCTACGACTGGTACGAGACGAGCGTGTACGAGAGCGCGCTGCGTCAGGACGGCACGCATCAGTACGACGAGATCGTGCGCAACCCGGGGTTCCCGAATCCGTACGACGGCGGAACGGCAGTGCCGGTGAACGCGAGCATCGTGCGGATGGCGCCGGACCTCGACATGCCGACGGTGCGCCGCTACTCCCTGGGCGTGGACCAGCAGCTCACGGGATGGCTGCGGCTGCGCGCCAACTACTTCAACCAGCACGGCTGGAACCAGTTCCGATCGCGCAACCTGAACGCGCCGGTTGACGGCGTGCGTCCGGACCCGACGCTCGGCAACATCACGTATCTCGAGTCGACGGGCGCCGCAGACAGCCAGGGCCTCGACCTGAACGTGAACTTCAACTATCAGCCGCGCCGGCTGTTCGGCAACATCGGCTACATGATTGGCGAGCGGAAGAACTACACCAACGGCGCGCTCACGCTGCCGGTGGACAGCAACAACCTCGAAGCCGAGTGGGGGCCTGCCGGCGACGACATCCGGCATCGAATCTTCGCGTTCGTCAACACGGACCTGTTCCTGGGCCTGCGGGCGACGATCAACTATCGGGCGATGTCAGGGCGTCCGTACACCATCACGACGGGCCTTGATACCAACCAGGATGGCGTGATCAACGAACGGCCCGAAGGCGTGGGACGCAACAGCGAACGCCTGCCGTGGCAGAGCAACACCGACCTGCGTCTCAGCTGGACGCGTGGCTTCGGCGCACGTCGCGGTGGAACCGGTGGAACCGGCGGCCCAGTGGTGATTGCGGGCGGACCGGGCGGCGGTGGACCTGGCGGCGGTCGTGGCGGCGGCGGGTTCGGTCCGATGGGCGGCAACGACCGTGCGATGCAGCTCGAGGTCTACCTGCAGGCGTTCAACGTGTTCAACCAGGTGAACTACGTCAACTACGTGTCCGTGCTCTCGTCGAACCGCTTCGGCGTCCCCACGGCCGCCATGGCGGCCCGCCGGTTCGAGACGGGCATGCGCATCAGGTTCTGA
- a CDS encoding type IV pilus twitching motility protein PilT: MASVAPAPTPIVQEPPINRLFRLMVQTGASDLHLSVSVPPMVRKDGRMAPVEESAPRLTADDIRRLLGPITPEKNRTEFERRHDTDFAYEIQGLARFRANIFMDRKGMGAVFRVIPSQILTAEQLGLSSHLLQLCHLSKGLVLVTGPTGSGKSTTLCAMVDYINRTRQDHVITIEDPIEFVHENKQCLINQREVHTHTDGFKDALRAALREDPDIVLVGEMRDLETVAIAIETAETGHLVFGTLHTSTAASTVDRIIDQFPADRQSQIRVMLSESLKGVVAQTLCRKVGGGRIAALETLIVNTAISNLIREGKTFQIPSMMQVGKAVGMQTLNDALADLVKNKLVAPEEAYVKAVDKTGFEAMLKRLAVDTKFITPQAPAAK; encoded by the coding sequence ATGGCTTCCGTTGCTCCCGCGCCCACGCCGATCGTCCAGGAACCCCCGATCAACCGCCTGTTCCGCCTGATGGTGCAGACAGGGGCCTCGGACCTGCACCTGAGTGTCAGCGTGCCGCCGATGGTGCGCAAGGACGGCAGGATGGCGCCCGTCGAGGAAAGCGCGCCGCGATTGACGGCCGACGACATCCGGCGTCTGCTCGGGCCCATCACGCCCGAGAAGAACCGCACCGAGTTCGAGCGGCGCCACGACACCGACTTCGCCTACGAGATCCAGGGGCTGGCGCGCTTCCGCGCCAACATCTTCATGGATCGCAAGGGCATGGGCGCGGTGTTCCGCGTCATCCCGAGCCAGATCCTCACCGCGGAGCAGCTCGGACTGTCGTCGCATCTGCTGCAGTTGTGCCACTTGAGCAAGGGGCTCGTCCTCGTGACGGGACCGACAGGTTCGGGCAAGTCGACCACGCTCTGCGCGATGGTCGACTACATCAACAGGACGCGCCAGGATCACGTCATCACGATCGAGGATCCGATCGAGTTCGTTCACGAGAACAAGCAGTGCCTCATCAACCAGCGTGAGGTCCACACGCACACGGACGGCTTCAAGGACGCGCTGCGCGCGGCGCTGCGCGAGGATCCCGACATCGTGCTCGTCGGCGAGATGCGCGACCTCGAGACGGTGGCTATCGCCATCGAGACGGCGGAGACCGGGCACCTCGTGTTCGGCACGCTGCATACGAGCACCGCGGCGTCGACGGTGGACCGCATCATCGACCAGTTCCCAGCCGACAGGCAGAGCCAGATCCGCGTGATGCTCAGCGAGTCGCTGAAGGGCGTCGTGGCGCAGACGCTCTGTCGCAAGGTCGGCGGCGGCCGGATCGCGGCCCTCGAGACGCTGATCGTCAACACCGCGATCAGCAACCTGATTCGCGAAGGCAAGACCTTCCAGATCCCGTCCATGATGCAGGTGGGCAAGGCCGTCGGCATGCAGACGCTGAACGACGCGCTCGCCGACCTCGTGAAGAACAAGCTCGTGGCGCCGGAAGAGGCCTACGTGAAGGCGGTCGACAAGACAGGCTTCGAGGCCATGCTGAAGCGCCTGGCGGTGGACACCAAGTTCATCACTCCGCAGGCACCCGCCGCGAAGTAG